A genomic stretch from Sulfurimonas sediminis includes:
- a CDS encoding AI-2E family transporter — protein MKSQYFIAVLFATSLYWMYLLYEPFLLVMTIAALLAISTATINNYFEELFSSRLLAAFASSLLLAMLFFAPLGYFLATLTIKLNNLEPSSLQNIELYINGLITNPPKFLLFLKPYLADSLKGIDINSLTANALHVAAKIGTFSAGFVKNAFLVIVFYFFALYNGSTIVEFLKRVVQMSVEDSTLLARELSAVMSVVFYSIIATAMFEGALFGIAVSFMGYNGLLFGIMYGFASLLPVIGGVLMWLPFMIYEFSVGHNANAVFIALYSIIVISIIADTFVKPLIIKEINNRLLKESDAQLNELVIFFAIIAGLTTFGFWGMILGPAITAFFLAILKLFEARTQECETKNKETA, from the coding sequence ATGAAATCACAATATTTTATAGCTGTTTTGTTTGCTACTTCTCTGTACTGGATGTATCTTCTGTATGAACCTTTTTTACTGGTGATGACTATTGCCGCTTTGTTGGCAATTTCTACGGCTACGATCAATAACTATTTTGAAGAGTTGTTTTCCTCTCGTTTGTTGGCGGCGTTTGCATCAAGTCTATTGCTTGCCATGCTCTTTTTTGCACCGCTTGGTTACTTTTTGGCAACACTCACAATCAAGCTGAATAATTTGGAGCCGAGCAGTTTGCAAAATATAGAACTCTATATAAACGGACTGATTACCAATCCACCGAAATTTCTGCTTTTTTTAAAACCTTATCTTGCAGATTCTTTAAAAGGAATAGATATCAACAGTTTGACTGCAAATGCTTTACATGTAGCAGCAAAGATAGGAACATTCAGTGCAGGTTTTGTGAAAAATGCTTTTTTGGTCATTGTTTTTTACTTTTTTGCTCTGTATAACGGTTCTACAATTGTAGAGTTTCTCAAACGTGTTGTACAGATGTCTGTTGAAGATAGTACCTTACTTGCACGGGAACTCTCCGCTGTTATGAGTGTTGTTTTTTACTCCATCATCGCTACGGCAATGTTTGAAGGCGCACTCTTTGGTATAGCTGTTTCTTTTATGGGCTATAACGGTCTGCTTTTTGGCATTATGTACGGATTTGCTTCTTTACTTCCTGTTATAGGGGGCGTTTTAATGTGGCTTCCGTTTATGATTTATGAATTTTCGGTAGGGCATAATGCAAATGCTGTTTTTATAGCACTCTATTCAATTATTGTGATTTCCATTATAGCGGATACTTTTGTGAAGCCTTTGATAATTAAAGAGATAAACAATCGACTGCTCAAAGAGAGTGATGCACAGCTTAACGAACTTGTTATTTTCTTTGCAATTATTGCAGGGCTGACTACTTTCGGATTTTGGGGAATGATTCTAGGACCTGCAATAACAGCTTTTTTTCTTGCAATTTTAAAACTTTTTGAAGCCAGAACGCAAGAGTGTGAAACAAAGAACAAAGAAACCGCTTAG
- the hepT gene encoding type VII toxin-antitoxin system HepT family RNase toxin translates to MLERLVQLEENISTLKELQNKISLDDVRRNKFDEWALRYGIFESIQIVIDISCHIAAKYNLGSSKSYVECIEKLEKFEYISNSLSKSLIGAIGLRNMLIHEYVRIDIEQLYSFLEYIDDFSAFAVAAKEVV, encoded by the coding sequence ATGCTTGAGAGATTAGTGCAATTAGAAGAGAATATTTCTACACTAAAAGAACTTCAAAACAAAATTTCGCTTGATGATGTAAGACGAAATAAGTTTGATGAATGGGCACTTCGCTATGGTATTTTTGAATCAATTCAGATAGTTATAGATATTTCGTGTCATATTGCCGCAAAATATAATCTTGGTAGTTCTAAAAGTTATGTTGAATGTATCGAGAAGCTAGAAAAATTTGAGTATATTTCCAATTCACTCTCTAAATCTCTTATAGGTGCAATAGGGCTTAGAAATATGTTGATTCATGAATATGTCCGTATCGATATTGAACAGTTATATTCATTTTTAGAGTATATTGATGACTTTAGTGCATTTGCTGTTGCGGCTAAAGAGGTAGTGTAG
- the panB gene encoding 3-methyl-2-oxobutanoate hydroxymethyltransferase: MSKKLTITAIKKRKGEKPLVMITAYDALFAKLLEPSADMILVGDSLNMSFAGRSDTISATLEQMIYHTNAVCKGAPESFVICDMPFGTYTCKEDALRNAIKVFQKTPADCVKIEGGKDKAGIIKHLTDNGIAVCGHIGLLPQSVRSEGGYKVKGKTADEREQLLKDAKAVEEAGAFCMVIEGTKAEVAKEVAQSVTIPVIGIGAGAEVDGQVLVFSDMLGFFEEFTPKFVKKYLDGATLVKKALQEYADEVQNRQFPTEEHIY, encoded by the coding sequence ATGAGTAAAAAATTAACTATAACAGCTATAAAAAAAAGAAAGGGCGAAAAGCCTTTGGTGATGATAACGGCCTATGACGCACTCTTTGCAAAACTGCTCGAACCAAGTGCCGATATGATTTTGGTAGGAGACAGTTTAAATATGAGCTTTGCAGGCCGCAGCGATACGATCAGTGCCACATTGGAACAAATGATTTATCATACAAATGCCGTCTGTAAAGGGGCACCGGAGAGTTTTGTCATTTGCGACATGCCGTTTGGAACCTATACATGCAAAGAAGATGCTTTACGCAATGCTATAAAAGTTTTTCAAAAAACACCGGCTGACTGTGTCAAGATAGAAGGAGGAAAAGACAAAGCTGGAATTATAAAACATTTGACAGATAACGGCATTGCAGTATGTGGACATATCGGACTTTTGCCACAGTCGGTAAGAAGTGAAGGCGGATACAAAGTCAAAGGAAAAACTGCTGATGAGAGAGAACAACTCCTCAAAGATGCCAAGGCTGTTGAAGAAGCGGGTGCCTTTTGTATGGTGATAGAAGGAACAAAAGCAGAGGTCGCAAAAGAGGTTGCACAGAGTGTGACGATTCCGGTTATAGGAATAGGTGCAGGTGCCGAAGTAGACGGACAGGTTTTGGTCTTTTCTGATATGTTGGGATTTTTTGAAGAGTTTACTCCAAAATTTGTAAAAAAATATCTTGACGGGGCTACTCTTGTTAAAAAAGCTTTGCAGGAGTATGCAGATGAAGTCCAGAATCGTCAATTTCCAACTGAGGAACATATATACTAA
- a CDS encoding esterase-like activity of phytase family protein: protein MKYFFFVLLFFLQLHAQITAYKITPDNTLHVTKQKIKILDAKILHFETKKGIPFHEISDLVYEDGFLYFVSDQGYLYKFLINITDGKITDLQYLDAYFLKNKKGKQLKKKKRDAEGLTLCKNNLLISFERKQRICLYSKNGVKIKKVKLHQDLQNKDNYASKNKGLESVTCNDKYGVVTAPELPLKNAKYHTLYTKNQIFKFSADGSIVSLEFFSENTVLVLLRDFSYFTRRRVSTLMKVYLDRCSASRVCKSEVLAKLDSSNGWKLDNFEGLTHMYANKYLMVSDDNENMLQKTLLVLFEIKDTSKKP, encoded by the coding sequence TTGAAATACTTTTTCTTTGTTTTATTGTTTTTTTTACAACTTCATGCACAAATCACTGCATATAAAATTACTCCAGACAATACTTTACATGTAACGAAACAAAAAATAAAAATACTTGATGCAAAAATCTTACATTTTGAGACTAAAAAAGGTATTCCTTTTCATGAAATTTCAGATCTTGTTTATGAAGACGGCTTTTTATATTTTGTGAGCGATCAGGGGTATCTATATAAATTTTTGATCAATATTACTGATGGAAAGATTACAGATTTGCAGTATCTGGATGCTTATTTTTTAAAAAACAAAAAAGGGAAGCAATTAAAAAAGAAAAAGAGAGATGCCGAAGGGTTGACACTTTGTAAGAATAATCTGTTAATTTCCTTTGAGCGAAAACAGCGAATTTGTCTGTATAGCAAAAACGGCGTTAAAATAAAAAAAGTAAAATTACATCAGGATTTACAAAATAAAGACAATTATGCCAGTAAAAACAAAGGACTTGAATCCGTTACATGTAACGACAAGTATGGTGTTGTGACAGCACCGGAACTGCCGCTGAAAAATGCAAAATATCATACACTTTATACGAAAAATCAAATATTTAAATTCAGCGCTGACGGCAGTATAGTAAGTTTGGAGTTTTTTTCAGAGAATACTGTTTTGGTACTGCTGCGTGATTTTAGTTATTTTACACGCAGACGGGTGAGTACTTTGATGAAAGTATACTTAGACAGATGTAGTGCGTCCAGAGTGTGTAAAAGTGAAGTTTTAGCCAAACTTGACTCCTCTAACGGTTGGAAACTTGATAACTTTGAGGGATTGACACATATGTATGCAAACAAATATCTGATGGTCAGTGATGACAATGAGAATATGCTGCAAAAAACACTTTTGGTGCTTTTTGAAATAAAGGACACCTCTAAAAAGCCCTAA
- a CDS encoding porin family protein has protein sequence MKIQNFLCLSGMLLLSTTLFAAEGTHEEDASRAHIEAKHHEEGNLYIVTKGLISLGDNYTEEAKGTEPEALLKGDRGEGFGIDLGYRLGYGFATEFDFSYTHTTVTKSVVGEADVSAGADYYSYGLDLLYGYHVNEEIVLFGKVGWEIEKEKISDFGINGTNDGFTYAAGMEYGLSSHWALIGEYEGSLIDGPRGNNIFAGVSYTF, from the coding sequence ATGAAAATACAAAATTTTTTATGCCTGAGTGGAATGCTTTTGCTTTCAACAACACTCTTTGCTGCGGAAGGGACTCATGAAGAGGATGCTTCACGTGCACATATTGAAGCAAAACACCATGAAGAGGGTAACCTTTACATTGTGACAAAAGGTCTTATAAGCCTGGGTGACAATTATACGGAAGAAGCAAAAGGTACAGAGCCTGAAGCACTATTAAAAGGTGACAGAGGAGAGGGATTTGGCATTGACTTGGGCTACAGACTTGGTTATGGTTTTGCTACGGAATTTGATTTTTCGTATACACATACTACAGTTACAAAATCTGTTGTCGGTGAAGCTGATGTAAGCGCAGGGGCTGATTATTACAGCTATGGTTTAGATTTACTTTATGGATATCATGTAAACGAGGAAATTGTTCTTTTTGGAAAAGTAGGATGGGAAATTGAGAAAGAAAAAATCAGTGATTTTGGTATTAACGGAACCAATGACGGATTTACCTATGCTGCAGGAATGGAATATGGTCTTTCATCCCATTGGGCACTTATAGGAGAGTATGAAGGTTCTTTGATAGATGGTCCGCGTGGAAATAATATTTTTGCCGGTGTCAGTTATACATTTTAA
- the ruvB gene encoding Holliday junction branch migration DNA helicase RuvB → MERVVDIETFSLEEESSEVTLRPDAWSEYIGQEQIKKNLAVFIEASKKRDEALDHVLFYGPPGLGKTTLALIIANEMNANIKVTAAPMIEKSGDLAAILTNLEEGDILFIDEIHRLSPAVEEILYSSMEDYRIDIIIGSGPAAQTVKIDLPRFTLIGATTRAGMLSNPLRDRFGMSFRMNFYNQEELAKIIVQASNKLECQIIHEAALEIAKRSRGTPRIALRLLRRVRDFAEVADEKNINHQRTQYALDELGINSHGFDEMDLRLLTLLASAKGRAMGLSTIAAALSEDEGTVEDVLEPYLLANGYLERTAKGRRATPATYDVLNMSCVNEDGTLF, encoded by the coding sequence ATGGAAAGAGTGGTAGATATTGAAACTTTTTCTCTTGAAGAAGAGAGTAGTGAAGTTACATTGCGTCCGGATGCGTGGAGTGAATATATCGGGCAGGAACAGATTAAAAAAAATCTAGCCGTTTTTATAGAAGCTTCAAAAAAAAGAGATGAAGCACTTGATCATGTCTTGTTTTATGGACCTCCAGGACTTGGCAAAACAACTTTGGCCTTGATTATCGCCAATGAAATGAATGCAAATATCAAAGTAACAGCCGCACCGATGATAGAAAAAAGCGGTGATTTGGCAGCAATCCTGACAAACCTGGAAGAGGGGGACATTCTCTTTATCGATGAAATACACAGGCTCTCTCCTGCCGTTGAAGAAATTTTATACTCTTCTATGGAAGATTACAGAATAGATATTATCATCGGCAGTGGTCCTGCGGCACAGACGGTCAAGATTGATTTACCGCGATTTACCCTTATAGGGGCGACAACACGGGCAGGAATGCTTTCAAACCCTTTAAGGGACAGGTTCGGTATGAGTTTTCGCATGAATTTTTACAATCAGGAAGAACTGGCAAAGATCATTGTTCAGGCATCGAATAAGCTCGAATGTCAAATCATCCATGAAGCGGCTCTGGAGATTGCAAAAAGAAGTCGTGGAACGCCCCGTATCGCTTTGCGGCTGTTGCGTCGGGTCAGAGACTTTGCAGAGGTAGCCGATGAAAAAAATATAAACCATCAGCGTACTCAGTATGCATTGGATGAGCTGGGCATCAATTCACACGGTTTTGATGAAATGGATCTGCGTCTACTGACACTTTTAGCAAGTGCCAAAGGGCGTGCAATGGGACTGAGCACTATAGCCGCAGCATTAAGTGAAGATGAGGGAACGGTAGAAGATGTTTTGGAACCGTATCTGCTTGCAAACGGTTATTTGGAGCGAACAGCCAAAGGCAGACGTGCAACACCGGCAACCTATGATGTTTTAAATATGTCATGTGTGAATGAAGACGGGACACTTTTTTAG
- a CDS encoding Hpt domain-containing protein, translated as MGIRSDLEENFDFEIIDEFLDHYAMMVESMEVMILDLSKPNMYERSVNELFRVFHNIKSASGYLKIIPMNKLAAFVEDELESLRQKKPPVSDETTDWLLNISDMFAVWNDDLRQNNKLSKIKYSLLKIPDLEK; from the coding sequence ATGGGTATAAGAAGTGATTTAGAAGAAAACTTTGATTTTGAAATTATTGATGAGTTTTTAGATCACTACGCTATGATGGTTGAGAGCATGGAAGTGATGATTCTGGACCTTTCAAAACCCAATATGTACGAAAGAAGTGTCAATGAACTTTTTCGTGTATTTCATAATATAAAATCAGCAAGTGGTTATTTAAAAATCATACCGATGAATAAACTGGCCGCTTTTGTTGAAGATGAGCTTGAATCTCTGCGTCAAAAAAAACCGCCTGTCAGTGATGAAACAACAGACTGGCTGTTAAATATCAGTGACATGTTTGCTGTTTGGAATGACGACTTGAGACAGAATAACAAACTCAGTAAAATAAAATACTCCTTATTAAAAATCCCTGACTTGGAAAAATAA
- the trpA gene encoding tryptophan synthase subunit alpha, translated as MKNLVAYITSGYPEKSFTVDLSLSLAQSGVDTLELGIPFSDPVADGPLIEEANHKSLELGFKFKDLLEISKEIAPQVDTLWMGYFNSFYQQNMQRLIPLAKELGINGLIIPDVPHEEALAYKDLFQSNNIANISFVAPTDSEERIQTVVSDAQKFIYMVAYTGITGSGKAEDLQPFLNSIKKYTKTPVYVGFGVNEKTAKEKVQGADGVIVGSAFVKILLNNDINYTQKITQCSELAKVIKDKINT; from the coding sequence TTGAAAAACTTAGTAGCATATATAACATCCGGATATCCGGAAAAATCTTTTACAGTTGACTTGAGTCTCTCCCTTGCACAAAGCGGTGTTGACACCTTGGAACTCGGCATTCCTTTCTCAGACCCTGTAGCCGATGGTCCTCTCATAGAAGAAGCAAACCACAAATCACTTGAGCTTGGATTTAAATTTAAGGATTTGCTTGAAATCTCCAAAGAGATTGCCCCTCAGGTAGATACACTCTGGATGGGTTATTTCAACAGTTTTTACCAACAGAACATGCAGCGTCTCATTCCTTTGGCAAAAGAACTTGGCATAAACGGACTGATTATTCCGGATGTCCCCCATGAAGAGGCGTTAGCATACAAAGATTTATTTCAAAGCAACAATATTGCAAACATCTCTTTTGTTGCCCCTACAGACAGCGAAGAGAGAATACAGACTGTTGTCAGCGATGCACAAAAATTCATCTATATGGTTGCTTATACAGGAATAACAGGCTCAGGAAAAGCCGAAGATCTGCAGCCTTTTTTAAACTCTATCAAAAAATACACCAAAACACCCGTATATGTAGGTTTCGGTGTCAATGAAAAAACAGCAAAAGAAAAAGTGCAAGGTGCTGACGGGGTCATTGTCGGCAGTGCTTTTGTGAAAATTTTACTCAATAATGATATAAACTATACGCAAAAAATCACACAATGCAGTGAACTTGCAAAAGTAATTAAAGATAAAATCAACACTTAG